A window of Mucilaginibacter paludis DSM 18603 contains these coding sequences:
- a CDS encoding UDP-glucuronic acid decarboxylase family protein: MERKRILITGAAGFLGSHLCDRFIKEDFHVIGMDNLITGDLRNIEHLFKLENFEFYNHDVSKFVHVSGDLHYILHFASPASPIDYLKIPIQTLKVGSLGTHNLLGLAKAKGARMLIASTSEVYGDPSVNPQPEEYWGNVNPVGPRGVYDEAKRFQEAITMAYHTFHGVETRIVRIFNTYGPRMRLNDGRVLPAFIGQALRGEPLTVFGDGSQTRAFCYVDDLVEGIYRLLFSDYVQPMNIGNPDEITIREFGEEIIKLTGTDQELVCHPLPTDDPKQRRPDITKAKAILGWEPKVSRQEGLKITYEYFKSLPDKEIQHKDFTYYNK; the protein is encoded by the coding sequence ATGGAAAGAAAGCGAATACTCATCACCGGAGCGGCAGGGTTCTTAGGATCACACCTGTGCGACAGGTTTATTAAAGAAGATTTCCACGTGATTGGAATGGACAACCTGATCACCGGTGACCTGAGAAATATAGAGCATTTGTTTAAGCTCGAAAATTTTGAGTTTTATAACCATGATGTATCCAAATTTGTACATGTATCCGGAGATTTGCATTATATCCTGCACTTTGCTTCTCCAGCAAGCCCGATAGATTATTTAAAAATTCCGATCCAAACGCTGAAAGTGGGTTCGTTAGGAACTCATAATTTGCTTGGCTTGGCTAAGGCGAAGGGCGCCCGTATGTTGATTGCATCTACATCAGAAGTATACGGCGACCCGAGCGTAAACCCACAACCAGAAGAATACTGGGGCAATGTAAACCCCGTAGGGCCAAGGGGAGTATATGATGAAGCCAAACGTTTCCAGGAGGCCATCACGATGGCTTACCACACCTTTCATGGTGTAGAAACCCGCATTGTGAGGATATTTAATACATACGGCCCAAGGATGCGCCTTAATGATGGGCGTGTATTGCCTGCATTTATTGGCCAGGCATTGCGCGGTGAGCCGCTAACTGTATTTGGTGACGGATCGCAAACGCGTGCGTTTTGTTATGTAGATGATTTGGTTGAGGGCATATACCGGTTGCTGTTTAGCGATTATGTGCAACCCATGAATATCGGTAACCCCGATGAGATCACCATCCGGGAGTTTGGCGAAGAGATTATCAAGCTAACCGGAACCGATCAGGAACTGGTATGCCACCCGCTGCCAACAGACGATCCTAAACAACGGCGCCCTGATATTACTAAGGCAAAGGCTATTTTAGGGTGGGAGCCCAAAGTATCCCGCCAGGAAGGTTTGAAAATTACTTATGAATATTTCAAATCACTTCCTGATAAAGAAATTCAGCATAAAGACTTTACTTACTATAATAAATAA
- a CDS encoding glycosyltransferase produces MILIIYFVLFFLILRFVVTLFNFLSDPKLRRVAKHYHDFVSILIPVRDEEDNIIHLLKSIQGQDYSNYEVIVLDDQSKDGTLKICTDFCNTDKRFKVLKGNNLPNDWLGKNYACHQLALEAKGQYLMFVDADEQINNGLINSSVHRMKANNLTLLSLFTNQVMITLGEKLVIPLMHFILLNLLPLKLVLLVKNPSVAAASGQFMFFNADDYRRYHWHQLVKSRVVEDVEIMRQVKASNLNGETLLANGMISCRMYTSFEECLNGFSKNFLAAFNYSIPGFLFFLLLLIAGPMMVVLTTNFSLIFFTIGLIVLTRVMISLSSGQNVLHNVVLHPLQMLSLTVISFMAIQKHLTKTNVWKGRKV; encoded by the coding sequence ATGATTCTTATTATCTATTTTGTGTTATTCTTTTTGATACTGCGGTTTGTAGTAACGCTGTTCAACTTCTTATCCGATCCTAAGCTAAGGCGGGTAGCAAAACACTATCATGATTTTGTTTCTATCCTAATCCCCGTAAGGGATGAAGAGGATAATATCATTCATTTGTTAAAATCTATTCAAGGGCAGGATTATAGCAACTACGAAGTGATTGTATTAGACGATCAATCCAAAGACGGAACCTTGAAAATTTGTACTGATTTTTGTAATACAGATAAGCGATTCAAAGTATTAAAAGGTAATAACCTTCCTAACGACTGGTTAGGTAAAAACTATGCCTGCCATCAATTGGCGCTGGAGGCTAAGGGGCAATACCTGATGTTTGTAGATGCCGATGAACAAATTAATAACGGGCTCATTAATAGTTCGGTTCACCGGATGAAAGCGAATAATCTAACCTTGTTAAGCCTTTTTACCAACCAGGTGATGATCACATTAGGCGAGAAGCTGGTTATACCCTTGATGCATTTTATTCTGCTTAATTTGCTGCCGCTCAAGCTTGTTTTGTTGGTGAAAAATCCATCGGTGGCTGCAGCGAGCGGCCAGTTTATGTTTTTTAATGCGGATGACTACCGGCGCTATCACTGGCACCAGTTGGTAAAGAGCCGCGTTGTTGAGGATGTTGAAATTATGCGCCAGGTAAAAGCCAGCAACCTGAATGGTGAAACCCTGCTGGCCAACGGGATGATTAGTTGCCGGATGTATACTTCATTTGAAGAATGCTTAAATGGCTTTAGCAAAAATTTTTTAGCGGCATTTAATTACAGCATCCCCGGGTTTTTGTTTTTCTTGTTGCTGCTCATCGCCGGGCCTATGATGGTTGTATTAACCACCAATTTTTCGTTAATATTTTTCACTATCGGCCTTATTGTTCTAACCCGCGTTATGATATCATTGTCGTCGGGCCAAAATGTGCTTCATAATGTGGTGCTCCATCCTCTTCAAATGCTGAGCCTTACTGTTATCTCGTTTATGGCTATTCAAAAACATCTTACCAAAACCAATGTGTGGAAAGGCAGAAAGGTTTGA
- a CDS encoding carotenoid biosynthesis protein, which produces MERQKGLKLNKITIAILIIVVFHIVGLIGFFIPALQPLFLKIVPFHLLLMLAVIIYSHEARSFKFLIFFIVVFVLGLLVEWVGVHEHVIFGRYVYGKTLGIKLSDIPLMIGVNWFLLVYSAGVLVQWSPFKNPFIKVVLGAAVLVLLDMVIEPVAVRFDYWAWLSAGSYLTAPLKNYVDWFLVSLAMLVVFELFQFKKQSQVAAVLMLTQFVFFILMRWA; this is translated from the coding sequence GTGGAAAGGCAGAAAGGTTTGAAACTTAATAAAATTACTATAGCCATCCTTATTATTGTGGTATTCCACATCGTTGGCCTTATTGGTTTTTTTATCCCGGCGCTGCAACCTTTGTTTTTAAAAATAGTACCATTCCATTTGTTGTTGATGTTGGCGGTGATTATTTACAGTCATGAGGCACGTAGTTTTAAATTTTTAATTTTTTTCATTGTTGTTTTCGTATTGGGCTTGTTAGTGGAGTGGGTAGGGGTGCATGAGCATGTTATTTTTGGGCGATATGTTTATGGTAAAACGCTTGGTATCAAGTTAAGTGATATTCCGTTGATGATAGGCGTTAACTGGTTCTTGCTTGTCTATTCGGCAGGGGTTTTAGTACAGTGGTCGCCGTTTAAAAATCCCTTCATCAAAGTGGTATTGGGGGCCGCAGTTCTGGTTCTGCTTGATATGGTTATTGAGCCTGTAGCGGTTAGGTTTGATTATTGGGCCTGGCTAAGCGCGGGCTCCTATTTAACGGCGCCGCTTAAAAATTATGTTGACTGGTTTTTAGTTAGCCTGGCTATGTTGGTCGTATTTGAACTATTTCAATTTAAAAAGCAAAGCCAGGTAGCCGCCGTGTTAATGCTAACGCAGTTTGTTTTTTTTATATTGATGCGATGGGCTTAA
- a CDS encoding fatty acid desaturase → MHKPAPYTGTLISLVVLGSWLTAIIFLMRWQVNWANPLLYLFVLVQMHLYTGLFITAHDAMHGTISSNKTINNALGYTATFFYAAFWYPQLYTKHHRHHSHVHTDEDPDYHLGSFLAWYYTFIRNYLSIWQIVVMALVFNVLKIWIPQVNLLLFWVLPSLLSTLQLFYFGTYLPHKGEHDNKHQSRSLAKNHFLAFISCYFFGYHYEHHNSPGTPWWLLWKMK, encoded by the coding sequence ATGCACAAACCCGCGCCTTATACCGGTACACTGATATCCCTGGTAGTTTTAGGCAGCTGGTTAACAGCCATCATATTCTTAATGCGTTGGCAGGTTAACTGGGCAAATCCATTATTATATCTTTTTGTTTTAGTGCAAATGCATTTGTACACTGGCTTGTTTATTACCGCGCATGATGCTATGCACGGAACTATTTCATCAAACAAAACCATTAACAATGCTTTAGGCTATACGGCAACTTTTTTTTACGCCGCATTCTGGTATCCGCAATTGTATACTAAACATCACCGGCATCATAGCCACGTACATACAGATGAAGATCCCGACTATCACCTGGGAAGCTTCCTGGCATGGTATTATACTTTTATCCGTAACTATTTGTCTATCTGGCAAATTGTGGTTATGGCCCTTGTTTTTAATGTATTGAAAATTTGGATACCGCAGGTCAATCTTCTTTTATTCTGGGTATTGCCCTCGTTGTTAAGTACACTGCAATTGTTTTACTTCGGCACATATTTGCCTCACAAAGGCGAACATGATAATAAACATCAATCGCGCAGCTTAGCTAAAAATCATTTCCTGGCTTTTATTTCGTGCTACTTTTTTGGCTACCACTATGAACACCATAATTCGCCCGGGACACCCTGGTGGTTGTTATGGAAAATGAAATAA
- the rfbB gene encoding dTDP-glucose 4,6-dehydratase, translating into MKKIIITGGAGFIGSHVVRRFVTQYPEYQIINLDKLTYAGNLANLSDIDQLPNYRFVKGDIVDAAFIEELFKTEQPDAVIHLAAESHVDRSISNPLEFVMANVIGTVNLLNAARENWKGRYDETRFYHVSTDEVYGTLGDEGMFTEETAYDPHSPYSASKASSDHFVRAYQDTYGMNVVLSNCSNNYGSFHFPEKLIPLAIHNIKQNKPIPVYGKGENIRDWLWVEDHARAIDLIFHKAKSGKTYNIGGHNEWKNIDLIRLLCSILDKKLGREEGESEKLITFVTDRAGHDLRYAIDATKLKDELGWTPSITFEQGLEKTVDWYLANQAWLDDVTSGHYKQYYQEQYSAR; encoded by the coding sequence ATGAAAAAGATTATCATCACCGGTGGAGCCGGTTTTATAGGTTCGCATGTTGTAAGGCGTTTTGTTACGCAGTATCCGGAGTATCAAATTATTAACCTGGATAAATTAACCTATGCCGGTAATTTAGCTAACCTGAGTGATATTGATCAATTGCCAAATTACAGGTTTGTTAAAGGCGATATTGTTGACGCAGCCTTTATTGAAGAACTTTTTAAAACAGAACAACCTGACGCAGTGATCCACTTAGCCGCCGAATCACACGTGGACCGCTCAATCAGCAACCCGCTGGAATTTGTGATGGCGAATGTAATTGGCACGGTTAACTTGCTGAATGCTGCACGCGAAAACTGGAAGGGCCGTTATGATGAAACCCGTTTTTATCATGTATCAACCGATGAGGTATATGGAACATTAGGCGACGAAGGTATGTTTACCGAAGAAACCGCGTATGATCCTCATTCGCCCTATTCGGCATCAAAAGCCAGTTCAGATCATTTTGTGCGTGCTTACCAGGATACCTACGGCATGAACGTGGTGCTGTCAAATTGCTCCAATAATTATGGGTCGTTCCATTTCCCAGAAAAGTTAATCCCGCTTGCCATCCATAACATCAAGCAAAATAAACCTATCCCGGTATATGGAAAAGGCGAAAACATTCGCGATTGGCTTTGGGTGGAAGACCATGCTCGCGCTATTGATCTGATTTTTCACAAGGCAAAATCAGGGAAAACCTATAACATCGGCGGCCATAACGAATGGAAAAATATTGATCTGATCCGTTTGTTATGCAGTATTTTGGATAAAAAACTGGGTAGGGAAGAAGGCGAATCAGAAAAACTGATCACCTTTGTAACAGACAGGGCCGGGCACGATTTACGCTACGCCATTGATGCCACAAAACTAAAGGACGAATTAGGCTGGACACCGAGCATCACGTTTGAACAAGGTCTTGAAAAAACAGTTGACTGGTACTTAGCCAACCAGGCGTGGCTGGATGATGTAACATCGGGCCACTACAAGCAGTACTACCAGGAACAATATTCTGCAAGATAA
- a CDS encoding UDP-glucose dehydrogenase family protein yields MKIAVVGTGYVGLVTGTCLAETGNQVICVDINAEKVKMMQDGKLPIYEPGLDILFHRNIGQGRLHFTTNLGEAIEEAQIIFLALPTPPGGDGSADLSYVLGAAKDIGKLIKDYKVVVTKSTVPVGTADKVRAAMDSQTKVPFDVVSNPEFLREGVAVEDFMKPDRVVIGTTSERARKIMGELYAPYVRQGNPVIFMDERSSELTKYAANSFLATKITFMNEVANLCELVGADVDMVRKGIGSDERIGRRFLFPGVGYGGSCFPKDVQALVKSADENQYNFKILNSVIEVNETQKKILFEKVKKYFDGELAGKKFALWGLAFKPETDDVREAPALYIIDELINAGATVTAFDPEGMDNVRKMIGTKISYAADPYSALHNADALLIVTEWSLFRNPDFDQVAKLLKNKVIFDGRNLYDLQKMLDCGFYYNSIGRKIVTKEGADENVASGS; encoded by the coding sequence ATGAAAATAGCAGTAGTAGGCACAGGTTATGTAGGCCTTGTAACAGGTACATGTTTAGCGGAAACCGGCAACCAGGTAATATGCGTTGACATTAATGCTGAAAAAGTAAAGATGATGCAAGACGGCAAATTGCCGATCTATGAACCTGGCCTTGATATTTTGTTTCATCGTAACATTGGACAGGGCAGGTTGCATTTTACAACAAACCTGGGCGAAGCAATCGAAGAAGCGCAGATCATCTTTTTGGCTTTACCTACCCCTCCGGGTGGAGATGGTTCTGCCGACCTGAGTTATGTATTAGGTGCAGCTAAAGATATAGGCAAGCTAATTAAAGATTATAAAGTTGTTGTAACCAAATCAACAGTGCCGGTAGGTACAGCGGATAAGGTAAGGGCTGCTATGGATAGCCAAACAAAGGTACCCTTCGACGTGGTATCTAACCCCGAATTTTTGAGGGAAGGTGTAGCGGTGGAAGATTTTATGAAACCTGACCGTGTGGTAATTGGCACAACAAGTGAAAGAGCCCGCAAAATAATGGGCGAGCTGTATGCGCCTTATGTGCGCCAGGGTAACCCTGTGATCTTTATGGATGAGAGATCATCCGAGTTAACCAAATATGCCGCTAATTCATTCCTTGCTACCAAAATTACCTTTATGAACGAGGTTGCTAATCTGTGCGAACTGGTAGGTGCGGATGTTGACATGGTAAGAAAGGGTATCGGGTCCGACGAGCGTATTGGTCGCAGGTTTTTGTTCCCCGGTGTAGGTTACGGTGGCAGTTGTTTCCCTAAAGATGTGCAGGCCCTGGTTAAATCTGCCGACGAAAATCAATATAATTTTAAGATCCTCAACTCGGTTATCGAGGTAAACGAAACCCAGAAGAAAATACTTTTTGAGAAAGTGAAGAAATATTTTGATGGGGAACTTGCAGGAAAGAAATTTGCACTATGGGGCTTAGCCTTTAAGCCGGAAACTGACGACGTGCGCGAGGCACCGGCTTTATACATTATTGACGAATTGATTAACGCGGGAGCAACGGTTACCGCTTTTGACCCGGAAGGCATGGATAATGTACGCAAAATGATAGGTACAAAAATAAGCTATGCGGCAGATCCTTATAGTGCTTTACATAATGCGGATGCTTTACTAATTGTTACAGAGTGGTCGTTATTCCGTAACCCGGATTTTGATCAGGTAGCCAAATTATTAAAAAACAAAGTGATTTTTGACGGACGTAACCTTTACGATCTGCAAAAAATGCTTGATTGCGGTTTTTATTATAACAGTATCGGCAGAAAAATTGTCACTAAGGAAGGTGCAGACGAAAATGTTGCATCTGGAAGTTAA
- the galE gene encoding UDP-glucose 4-epimerase GalE: MSKILVTGGLGYIGSHTVVELVNAGYEPVIVDNLSNSNIKILDQITHIIGFTPVFYELDLSDEQAVKSLALTEPDVTGIIHFAAYKAVGESVALPLKYYQNNFYSLINILQAYYGKAINLVFSSSCTVYGQPDVLPVTEDAPVKPAQSPYGNTKQIAEEILQDMVNAGSNYKVIALRYFNPVGAHDSALIGELPIGVPQNLVPFITQSAIGKRGAITVYGNDYDTPDGSCIRDYIHVVDLGKAHVAALKLMEGAGYATGYDMFNLGTGNGTSVLQVIKAFEESTGEKLTYQIGPRRPGDVEKVWGDVTKSKKVLNWQAELGVEAMMSSAWNWEKYLSQSPF, encoded by the coding sequence ATGTCAAAAATATTGGTTACCGGTGGCTTAGGCTACATCGGATCGCACACGGTAGTTGAATTGGTAAATGCAGGTTATGAGCCGGTTATCGTTGATAATCTTTCTAACTCTAACATCAAGATTTTGGATCAGATAACGCATATTATCGGTTTTACCCCGGTTTTTTACGAACTTGATCTGAGTGACGAACAAGCGGTTAAAAGCCTTGCGCTAACGGAGCCTGATGTTACCGGTATCATCCACTTTGCAGCTTACAAAGCCGTAGGCGAATCAGTGGCTTTGCCTTTAAAGTATTATCAAAATAATTTTTACTCTCTCATTAACATATTGCAGGCATACTACGGCAAAGCCATAAACCTGGTGTTTTCTTCAAGCTGCACCGTTTATGGGCAGCCTGATGTTTTACCTGTTACCGAAGATGCACCTGTAAAGCCTGCACAATCTCCATACGGCAATACCAAACAGATTGCTGAAGAAATTTTGCAGGATATGGTTAATGCCGGAAGCAATTATAAAGTGATAGCCCTGCGGTATTTTAATCCGGTAGGTGCTCACGATTCGGCATTGATAGGTGAGCTTCCTATCGGTGTGCCTCAAAACCTGGTACCTTTTATCACACAATCGGCCATCGGTAAAAGAGGAGCTATTACTGTTTATGGCAACGATTATGATACGCCTGATGGCAGCTGCATCCGCGATTATATTCATGTAGTTGACTTGGGCAAGGCACATGTTGCAGCTTTGAAACTGATGGAAGGTGCTGGTTATGCTACCGGTTATGATATGTTTAACCTTGGCACTGGTAACGGAACATCTGTATTGCAGGTTATCAAGGCCTTTGAGGAATCTACAGGCGAAAAATTAACCTATCAGATAGGCCCGCGCCGTCCCGGCGATGTTGAAAAGGTTTGGGGTGATGTAACTAAATCAAAAAAAGTATTAAATTGGCAGGCTGAACTGGGCGTAGAGGCGATGATGTCTTCTGCCTGGAATTGGGAGAAGTATTTATCCCAAAGCCCGTTTTAA
- a CDS encoding 3-deoxy-D-manno-octulosonic acid transferase, translated as MLLIYNFFIKLYALLVFFAQFFNKKAKLWTIGRKNNNIAYTPKSVWFHFASLGEFEQGRPVLEQIRSSTNLPIVITFFSPSGYEVRKNTPLADQIYYLPLDSATNAMQFIEKINPVVAIFTKYEYWYHYFNELNKRQIPLYVISGIFRPGQIFFKWYGGLHRKMLSFVTHFFVQDEESKGLLQNIGINHVTVSGDTRFDRVWANASQPKHLPVIEQFKNGKPVFFGGSTWPEDERLITALIPLYPDWKFIFAPHEISEEKILKLKSSLPHGQTIRFSEIKDLAMPLNDFKVLIIDNIGMLSSLYQYGDIVFIGGGFGVGIHNTLEAAAFGLPVIFGPNYQKFREARDMVSMQLGFTVSNVDDLKLIAHQLISDLNYRQKTSAAIKAYVANNTGATDTILKTTHLKELMRTEN; from the coding sequence ATGTTATTAATTTACAATTTTTTTATCAAGCTTTATGCATTATTAGTATTTTTTGCTCAATTCTTTAACAAAAAGGCAAAATTATGGACCATTGGCCGAAAAAATAACAATATAGCCTATACTCCAAAAAGCGTTTGGTTTCATTTTGCATCCCTGGGCGAATTTGAACAAGGCAGGCCGGTTTTAGAACAAATACGCTCATCTACAAACCTTCCCATCGTTATTACTTTTTTTTCACCTTCAGGATATGAGGTGCGAAAAAACACGCCTCTGGCAGACCAAATCTATTATCTTCCTTTGGATTCTGCAACAAACGCAATGCAATTTATTGAAAAAATAAACCCAGTTGTTGCAATATTCACCAAATACGAATATTGGTATCATTATTTTAACGAACTGAACAAGCGCCAAATCCCGCTCTATGTAATCTCAGGAATATTCAGGCCCGGGCAAATATTCTTTAAATGGTACGGTGGCCTGCATCGTAAAATGCTATCCTTTGTTACACATTTTTTTGTGCAGGATGAGGAATCAAAGGGTTTGTTGCAAAACATCGGCATCAATCATGTCACGGTAAGCGGCGATACACGGTTTGACAGGGTTTGGGCCAACGCCAGCCAGCCCAAACACCTCCCGGTTATTGAACAGTTTAAAAACGGCAAACCTGTTTTTTTTGGCGGCAGTACCTGGCCCGAGGATGAACGATTAATAACGGCGCTGATACCGCTGTACCCTGATTGGAAATTCATCTTTGCACCGCATGAAATTAGCGAAGAAAAAATACTGAAATTAAAAAGCTCATTACCCCATGGCCAAACCATCCGCTTCTCTGAGATTAAAGATTTGGCTATGCCGCTAAATGATTTTAAAGTTCTGATCATCGATAACATCGGGATGCTATCCTCACTTTATCAATATGGAGATATCGTTTTTATAGGTGGCGGGTTTGGGGTAGGTATTCATAATACGCTGGAAGCGGCTGCATTTGGGCTGCCGGTTATATTTGGCCCTAATTATCAAAAATTTCGCGAAGCCAGAGATATGGTAAGTATGCAATTAGGGTTTACAGTATCCAACGTTGACGACCTGAAATTAATTGCCCATCAACTGATAAGCGATTTAAATTACAGGCAAAAAACCAGCGCCGCTATTAAGGCTTATGTTGCCAATAACACCGGAGCCACAGATACCATATTAAAAACAACCCATTTAAAAGAGTTAATGCGAACCGAAAACTAA
- the hemH gene encoding ferrochelatase: protein MSKKGVLLINLGTPDSPSVSDVRKYLDEFLMDPRVIDVNPVLRTFLVKGIIVPFRSPKSAKLYQHIWDDKTGSPLLHYSILQHQQLKDELGDEYQVELAMRYQSPSIESALNRLKEALVQSILVIALFPQYASASSGSVHEKVMDIVGNWQTIPDISFINSFHDNELMIETFADNGRKYQPETYDHILFSFHGLPQRQLIKCDHTGQYCLKVNGCCDTLNDTNKLCYSAQSHHTAQLIAQKLNIPADRYTICFQSRLGSDPWVQPYTSEVIKKLANEGKKRLLVFCPAFVADCLETVYEVSVEYHEEFIAAGGEHVQLVESLNDSPKWIRALKEMVLNN, encoded by the coding sequence ATGAGCAAAAAAGGAGTTTTACTAATTAACCTGGGTACGCCCGATAGCCCATCGGTAAGCGATGTGCGTAAATATCTTGATGAGTTTTTAATGGACCCAAGGGTGATTGACGTAAACCCCGTGTTGCGTACTTTTTTGGTTAAAGGGATTATTGTACCCTTCCGCAGCCCCAAATCGGCCAAATTATATCAACATATATGGGATGATAAAACGGGTTCTCCTTTATTGCACTATAGCATTTTGCAGCACCAGCAGCTGAAGGATGAGTTAGGCGACGAATACCAGGTTGAACTGGCTATGCGCTACCAAAGCCCTTCTATCGAGTCGGCATTAAACAGGTTGAAAGAAGCATTGGTGCAAAGTATCCTGGTGATAGCATTGTTTCCGCAATATGCATCGGCCAGTAGCGGCTCCGTGCACGAGAAGGTGATGGATATTGTAGGCAATTGGCAAACCATCCCCGATATTTCGTTTATAAACTCCTTCCATGATAACGAGCTGATGATTGAAACCTTTGCCGACAATGGCCGAAAATACCAGCCCGAAACTTACGATCATATTTTATTCAGTTTCCACGGTTTGCCACAACGCCAGCTAATTAAGTGCGACCATACGGGTCAGTACTGCCTTAAAGTAAATGGCTGTTGCGATACTTTAAACGATACCAACAAACTTTGCTACTCTGCCCAATCGCATCATACTGCTCAGCTCATCGCTCAAAAATTGAATATTCCGGCAGATCGATATACCATTTGTTTTCAATCCCGTTTAGGCAGCGACCCATGGGTACAGCCCTATACCAGCGAGGTGATTAAAAAGCTCGCTAACGAGGGTAAAAAGCGCTTATTGGTATTTTGCCCGGCCTTTGTTGCCGATTGCCTGGAAACCGTTTACGAAGTAAGTGTTGAGTATCACGAAGAGTTTATTGCCGCCGGGGGCGAGCATGTGCAGCTGGTAGAAAGTCTGAACGATTCGCCAAAATGGATCCGCGCGCTTAAAGAAATGGTATTGAATAATTAG
- a CDS encoding lysophospholipid acyltransferase family protein — translation MLKPKKNLLITGFFNLYINWIIKRHFQQVQFNRPDFKSDRSVLLIANHFSWWDGFLLYHVNQLVFNKKFHIMVLEDTMQKLSFLKYLGSFSVAKNSRQILQSLDYAADLLNDPDNMVVIFPQGKLYSNFVDDVHFEKGVTHIARKAKANFQYVLAATFIENFQYKKPAVNVYLKVFNVDNIAPDQLQQQYQQHYQKSKQQQTAITV, via the coding sequence ATGTTAAAGCCAAAAAAAAACTTATTAATTACGGGTTTCTTTAATCTGTACATCAACTGGATCATCAAACGCCATTTTCAGCAAGTGCAGTTTAATCGCCCTGATTTTAAATCAGATCGTTCGGTTTTACTAATTGCCAATCATTTTAGCTGGTGGGATGGCTTTTTGCTTTATCATGTTAACCAATTGGTGTTCAACAAAAAGTTCCACATTATGGTGTTGGAAGATACGATGCAAAAATTAAGTTTTTTAAAGTACTTGGGCTCGTTTTCGGTCGCTAAAAATTCCCGGCAAATACTTCAGTCGCTGGATTATGCTGCAGATCTGTTAAATGATCCAGATAATATGGTGGTTATTTTCCCGCAAGGTAAATTGTATTCTAATTTTGTTGACGACGTTCATTTTGAAAAAGGAGTAACACACATAGCGCGGAAGGCAAAGGCTAACTTTCAGTATGTTTTAGCAGCCACCTTTATAGAAAACTTTCAATATAAAAAGCCGGCCGTAAATGTTTATTTAAAGGTTTTTAACGTTGATAATATAGCACCTGATCAGCTGCAACAGCAATATCAGCAACATTATCAAAAATCCAAGCAGCAACAAACCGCAATTACAGTATAA
- a CDS encoding 4-hydroxy-3-methylbut-2-enyl diphosphate reductase, whose amino-acid sequence MGAHQLQVTIDQDSGFCFGVVYAIDMAEEILAEDGYLYCLGDIVHNDEEVDRLKAKGLRIISHDELAGLANEKVLIRAHGEAPETYKTALENNITLIDASCPVVLKLQNRIKTSFDADEKIVIFGKHGHAEVIGLQGQTNGDALVFQDIAELDDVQLPERFTLYSQTTKSTAKFYQIKEELINRGYDVKANDTICRQVSNRDKDLHKFVVNFDKILFVSGKKSSNGKVLYEVCKKYNPNTYFISSTDELDMSIFQPGDKIGIAGATSTPMWLMQEFKTELEKY is encoded by the coding sequence ATGGGAGCGCATCAGTTACAGGTAACTATTGACCAGGATTCGGGCTTTTGCTTCGGTGTTGTTTACGCTATTGATATGGCCGAGGAAATTTTGGCCGAGGATGGCTATTTGTATTGCCTGGGCGATATAGTGCATAACGACGAAGAGGTTGACCGTTTAAAAGCTAAAGGTTTACGTATTATATCACACGATGAACTTGCCGGTTTAGCTAACGAAAAAGTACTGATACGCGCACATGGTGAAGCGCCGGAAACATACAAAACTGCCCTCGAGAATAATATTACCCTGATAGATGCCTCATGTCCGGTAGTATTAAAACTACAAAACCGGATTAAAACATCATTTGATGCCGACGAAAAGATTGTGATTTTTGGCAAGCACGGGCATGCAGAAGTAATAGGTTTACAAGGACAGACTAATGGAGATGCACTTGTTTTTCAGGATATTGCCGAACTGGATGATGTGCAGCTGCCAGAGCGGTTTACACTTTACAGCCAAACCACCAAAAGCACCGCCAAATTTTACCAGATTAAGGAAGAGTTGATTAATCGTGGTTACGATGTTAAGGCTAACGATACCATTTGCCGCCAGGTTTCAAACCGGGATAAAGATCTGCATAAGTTTGTAGTCAACTTTGATAAAATATTGTTTGTATCGGGCAAAAAATCGTCAAACGGAAAGGTGCTTTACGAGGTTTGTAAAAAGTATAACCCCAATACTTATTTCATTTCCTCCACAGACGAATTGGATATGTCTATCTTTCAGCCGGGCGATAAAATAGGCATAGCCGGTGCAACATCAACCCCGATGTGGCTGATGCAGGAATTTAAAACTGAATTGGAGAAATATTGA